The following DNA comes from Pseudomonas triticicola.
CCACGCCAATCTGGGCGCGACTGTGGACAATGGAGAGGGACATGGTCGTTCCTTGAGCTGAATCGGGGAGCCGCTTCCTGCGGGTTTTTGAAGGGTAGTCTGGGGAGAGAGCGTTGGTCGGACAGTTTTAAGGGCGAACTTTCACTGGATGTTGCTGAAGGCACTAATCCTCAGGCATAAAAAAACCGCCTGTCAGGCGGTCATTTTTGCGGTACTCAGGTTCCACCACCGGCGAGCCAACCATCGGGCTCCATTTCCTTGCCATAGGTCGCGGCTACTTTCAGAAAATGCCGCTGGCTGGCTGAAACTCTGTCCGGCAAACCGAGTGCCCCGGTACCTGGTTTGGAAACCCGTGCCGGTTGGGTTTTCTGTTTCTTCTGCTTCATAAACACCTCACGTGCCGGGATGCTTGATTCGATCTTATTGGGCTTCTACCGGCCAGCGCGCCGCTTGGCTCAAGCGCTGGCCCACATGTAACAGCAACTTCAATAAATCGCCGTTGGTTGGCTGACATATTTCCAGCCAAACGGAGTGCTTCGAGGTGCAAATCAACAATCTGAAATAGCTTTTCCTTCCTCTTCTTATCCTTCAGATACCTCCATCTTGATGGGCGTATTTCGTTTGCCAATGTAATGACATGCGTAAGGGCTGCGTAACTGGGCGAAGATGCTGATGTTTGTAGGACTATGCCCTAATAGATGTAGGACGCCGGCGAAAGGTTTCAACGGTCTGGTATCGCGGAGTCGGATGCTCCAGTTTGGTCACTCAACGCAGCCTCTGGAGGCGAAAAATGAACCGCAATGGTATGCGCCCGATTCATCCGGGCGAGGTTCTGAATAAGGAGTTCATGGAGCCGTTGGGCATGACTGTCATGGATCTGGCCATGCCCACGAACTGGCCCGAAAGTGAGATCGAAAAGCTTGTGAAATGCCAGCTCAGGATCTGCGCCGATCTGGCAATCAGCCTTGCCACTCATCTCAACACTACGCCTGAGTTCTGGATGAATCTCCAATCGACTTACGATTTGCGCAGGGCCCAGCTCCGGCATGCGGGCTTATAGCGATTGCAGCATCCGCGAAGCCCTTTTCCACCATGGCCCTGCCCGGGTCGCCAAACCCGCTGCTGAACATTCAGCATCAGATGAGCTTAGAAACCTGGGCTTTTTGGCGCAATCGGACGGCGGTTATTTAAGGTTGTAGGACGTTGCCGGGATGGTCGAAGGGCTATAGATCAAAAAATCGCAGCCTTCGGCAGCTCCTACAGGGGACGCGAATTATTCAGCGGGCGGTGTCAGCTTCGCTTCCATCTCGGCGACTTTGGCTTCGAGGCTTTCGAGGCGGGCGCGCGTGCGAGCCAACACCACCATCTGACTATCAAACTCTTCCCGGCTGACCAGATCGAGTTTGCTGAAGGCACTTTGCAGCAGCATTTTGAACTGGCTTTCGATTTCGGCTTTCGGCAGTGGCGTGTCGCCGCTGAACAGGCGGGAGGCGGTGCCGCTCAGGGCGTCGAGGAAGTCTTTGGGCGCGAGCATGGGGAATGTCCTGGAAACAATGGCCGGCAGTGTATCACGCAGTGTCTATAGTCAATCCCGTTGCACGGATGCACGCTTTTCGCGCAGGGGGACGGACGGTGGCGCACCGTTGTTGTGCGTATCGGCAAAAGCTTTTCTGCCCGAGCGCGTGCAACAGGGGCCAAGAGATTGAAATGCAGGGTTTTTGCCGAGCTGGCAAGGTTTCTGCTTAGTCACCCTCGACCCATGCACTGATGCAGTCGCTGTGACGAATGCAGTGCGGCAGACGAAGCGGGGAGTTTCGTCTGATGCGGTTAGCTGGCGTCAACGATGCGTTACAAAGCCAGGCACTGCGCTTAGACTTGAGACGGGTTTGTTTTCCTGGGGCAAGTCCACCAATTCGGGAGAGAGTTTCATGAAGCTAGTCACTGCCATCATCAAGCCGTTCAAGTTGGACGACGTGCGCGAGTCGCTGTCCGAAATCGGCGTGCAGGGCATTACCGTTACTGAAGTCAAAGGCTTCGGCCGGCAGAAGGGTCACACCGAGCTGTATCGCGGCGCGGAATATGTGGTCGATTTTCTGCCCAAGGTGAAAATCGACGTGGCCATCGACGACAAGGATCTGGATCGGGTTATCGAGGCGATAACCAAAGCGGCCAACACCGGCAAGATCGGTGACGGCAAGATCTTCGTGGTCAATCTGGAACAGGCGATCCGCATCCGTACCGGCGAAACCGATACCGACGCGATCTAAGCGCCGCCACAAACCCAACGCCCCAGGAGAAAACAATATGACTCTGCGTAAATTCGCAGGGCTAGGCGCCCTGTTGTCCATCGTAATGCCCGGCATCGCCATGGCGGCAGACGAAGTGGCAGCGCCAGTCCTCAATTCCGGCGACACCGCCTGGATGCTCACCTCGACAGCGCTCGTGCTGTTCATGACCATCCCCGGGCTGGCGCTGTTCTACGGCGGTATGGTTCGCTCGAAAAACATTCTTTCCGTGCTGATGCAGTGCTTCGCCATTACCGGTCTGATCAGCATCCTGTGGGTCATTTATGGCTACAGCATTGCGTTCGACACCACCGGCATGGAGCAGGGCGTCGTCAACTTCAATTCGTTCTTCGGCGGCATGGGCAAGGCGTTCCTCGCCGGTGTCACGCCTTCGAGCATCACCGGTCCGGCGGCGCTGTTCCCTGAGGCGGTGTTCATCACCTTCCAGATGACCTTCGCGATCATCACCCCGGCGCTGATCGTCGGTGCGTTCGCCGAGCGCATGAAGTTCTCCGCGATGCTGATCTTCATGGGCATCTGGTTCACTCTGGTTTATGCACCGATCGCGCACATGGTCTGGTCCGGTAACGGCGGCCTGATGTGGGACTGGGGCGTGCTCGACTTCGCTGGCGGCACCGTGGTGCACATCAACGCCGGTATCGCCGGTCTGGTCGCGTGCCTGGTACTGGGCAAGCGCAAAGGCTTCCCGACCACACCAATGGCTCCGCACAACCTCGGCTACACGCTGATGGGCGCGGCGATGCTGTGGGTCGGCTGGTTCGGCTTCAACGCCGGTTCCGCTGCCGCTGCCAACGGCACTGCCGGTATGGCCATGCTGGTTACCCAGATCGCCACGGCCGCTGCGGCACTGGGCTGGATGTTTGCCGAGTGGGTCACCCACGGCAAGCCAAGCGCACTGGGCATCGCTTCGGGTGTGGTCGCCGGTCTGGTCGCGATCACTCCGGCCGCTGGCACCGTGGGCCCGATGGGTGCACTGGTGATCGGTCTGGCCGCAGGCGTGGTGTGCTTCTTCTGCGCCACCACCCTGAAACGCAAACTCGGCTATGACGACTCCCTGGATGCCTTCGGCGTGCACGGCATCGGCGGTATCCTCGGCGCGATCCTCACCGGTGTGTTTGCCGCACCGGCACTGGGTGGCTTCGGCACCGTGACTGACATTGGCGCGCAGGTCTGGATCCAGATCAAAGGCGTCGGCTTCACGGTGATCTACACCGCGATCGTCACCTTCATCATCCTCAAGGTGCTGGACGCCGTCATGGGTCTGCGCGTAACCGAGGAAGAAGAGTCGGTCGGCCTCGATCTGGCACAACACAACGAGCGCGGCTACAACCTGTAAGTACGCGCGATAAAAAAACTGCCCGGTTCGCCGGGCATTTTTTTGTCCGGGATTTGTCATTCAGGGAGCGGCTGAAAGGATTTTTCTTACGGCTTTGGTCGTCTTTACGACGAGGCTTTTTCTGCGGGCAATCGCTTACATCGCTGCAGGAATATTAGGGCCTTTGTTTTTTTTCAGAGCACGCTAGAATGCGCCCCGAACGAGCGGAGAACTGTATGTGGCAACAGACTCTGATAACCCTGCGGGCAAGGCCCCGGGGCTTTCATCTGGTGACGGACGAGTTGCTCGCAGGCTTGCCTGAACTCAAGACCTGTCGGGTCGGTCTGTTGCATTTGTGGCTGCAGCACACGTCGGCATCGTTGACCATCAACGAGAACGCCGATCCGGCAGTTCGTCGCGACTTCGAACGATTTTTCAATCGTCTGATCCCACAAGGAACAGACGGCTACGAGCACAACGACGAAGGCCCGGATGATCTCCCGGCGCACTTCAAGGCCAGCGTGCTTGGTTGCCAGGTCAGTCTGCCGGTTGCGGCAGGGCGGCTGGCCCTGGGTACCTGGCAAGGGATTTATCTGGGCGAGCACCGTGATCATGGCGGTGCCCGTAAAGTCCTCGCCACCTTGCACGGTGAACAGGCATGAGCCGCTGCCGGGCAGCGGCAGAAGATTTTTCAACGGCGGCTTCGACAGCCGCCAAAGCTGGTCTATAACTAATCTGCTTTTGGCAAGTCATGAGGTAGAACATGAGCGACGATGATCTGGAAAACGACGACCTCGAAGTAGGCGACGAAGACGAGGCCGAGGAAGGCCTGGAAGCGGCAGCGGAAGACGTTGCCGAAGACGATGGCGGTGACGACACGCCGGCCCCGGCTGCCAAAGGCAAAGCCAAGGCTGCGGTCTCGGTCGACGAGTTGCCGAGCATCGAAGCCAAGAACAAGGAGCGTGACGCCCTGGCCAAGGCCATGGAAGAATTCCTTGCGCGCGGCGGCAAGGTGCAGGAAGTGGAGGCCAACGTGGTCGCCGATCCGCCCAAGAAGCCGGATAACAAGTACGGCAGCCGCCCTATCTGAGGCGCGTCGCTCGCTTGCTGAAAAAGCCCGCCGTCGCTGCGGGCTTTTTTATGCCTGAAATCAATCAGTTGAAAACAAATGCAGTCCCCTGTGGGAGCGAGCCTGCTCGCGAAGGGGGCATGTCAGCCGACATACATGTTGGATGACACACCGCATTCGCGAGCAGGCTCGCTCCCACAGGGCTGTAGATCAGTTCGAGGAGGCATTCCAGCGGGAGAGCACGGCGGGCAATTCGGTCAGGCTGCGAATCTCCGCATCCGGCAAGCGCTCCGCTTCCCAGATCTTGCTCGTCGGGTTGAACCACACCGCGCGCAAGCCTGCCTGCTGAGCGCCGGCAATGTCATCGCCAGGATGATCGCCGACATGCACCGCCGCTGCGGGGCTTACACCGCCGCGCTGCAACGCTTCATGAAACAGCCGCGCATCCGGTTTGGCGATGCCGATGTCTTCGGCGCACAAGGCGAACTTGAAGTAATCCGCCAGCCCCAGCCGACGCACGTCGGCATTGCCATTGGTGACCACGCCGAGGGCATAGTGATTGGCGAGCAGCTCCAGCAGCGGCTCGACTTCGGGAAACACTTCGATCTGATGCCGCGCATGCAGGAACACTTCAAAAGCCTTGTCAGCCAGCTCCCACGCTTCGCCGTGGGCGTACCCGGCTTCCTCCAGCGCATGGAACAGCACACGTCGGCGCAGCGCGCTGATGCGGTGTTTGAGGCCCGGTTCGGCCGTCAGCACTCGCTCGCGAATCGACCACAAATGCTCCACCGGCACCGCGCCCAGGTTCGACGCATGCTCGCTCAGCCATTCGCGCAACACGGTTTCGGCGCTGGCGATCACTGGAGCGGTGTCCCACAGGGTGTCGTCGAGGTCGAAGGTGATCAACTGAATGCTCATGAATCATCGCCTTTCATGCGTTTGGCCCGGGGATGGGCGCTGTCGTAGACCGCCGCCAGATGCTGGAAGTCGAGGTGGGTATAGATCTGTGTGGTTTTGATATCAGAGTGACCGAGCAATTCCTGCACCGCGCGCAGATCCTGCGAGGACTCGAGCAAATGGCTGGCGAAGGAGTGCCGCAGCATGTGCGGATGCAGGTTCTGCCCCAGCTCGCGCTCGCCAGCCAGTTTGACCCGCACCTGAATCGCCCGGGGGCCGAGACGCCGACCTTGCTGGCTGACAAAAACCGCATCGTCCGCCGGGTTGGTCATGGCGCGAAGCGGCAACCAGTGTTCCAGGGCTTCGCGGGCCTTGGTGCCAACCGGCAACAGCCGGGTCTTGCTGCCCTTGCCGAGCACCTGAACCATGCCGTCGGCGAGGTCGAGTTGATCGAGATTGAGCCCGGTCAGCTCGGACAGGCGCAGGCCAGAGGAATAGAACAGCTCGAGAATCGCCTGATCGCGCCGGGCGAGAAAATCGTCCTCGACCGCACCTTCCAGCAGCTGCAATGCGCGGTCGGTATCAAGGGTTTTCGGCAGGCGCCGTTCGCCTTTCGGCGGGGCCAGGCCGGTGGCCGGGTCGTGGTCGCACAGGCCTTCGCGATTCAAGTAGTGATAGAGCCCGCGCACTGCCGAGAGCAGGCGGGCGAGGCTGCGCGAGGACTGGCCTTGCGCATGCAATCGGGCAATCAGGCTGCGCAGGCGCTGGATGTCCAGCGCGGCCCAGCTGCCGATGTTCTGCTTGACGCACCAGCCGAGGACTTTATCGAGGTCGCGGCGATACGCCGACAGGGTGTGCGGCGACACCTGTCGCTCACTGCGCAGATGTTCGCAGTAAGCGTCCAGTTGTCGTTCCATGGTCAGCGTACCGAGCGCAGCGAGCTGTTGACCCGTGGCAGCACGCGGCCCATGACCTCGGCGATGTAACTGAGGAACAGCGTGCCGACCGAGCTCTTGTAGTGCTGCGGGTCGCGGCTGGCGATGGCCAGAATGCCGTGAATGCCCTGATGACTGACGGCAACCACGGCGGTCGAGCCGATCTGCTGGCGCTGTTCTTCGCCGAAGAGGAAGTCCAGCTCATGTTCACGCAGGCTGCCGCTGACGCTTTTGCCTTCGGTGAGCAGGCCGCCAATCGCGGTTTGCGCATCGGCGTGGGTTACCCAGCGGCCGACCGGGGCCGGGTTGTCGCCGAGCAGGATCAGGCTGACGAAGGGCACCTGGAAATCCTGACGCAGGCTGTCTTCAACGCTGATGACCACGTCTTCCAGGGTCGATGCATCCATCAGCGCGAGAATCAGGCGGCGGGTCTTTTCGAACAGGCGATCGTTGTCGCGGGCCACGTCCATCAGATGCGAAAGGCGATGGCGCATCTCGATATTGCGGTCGCGCAGGATGGTCATTTGCCGCTCGACCAGCGACACGGTGTCGCCGCGTCGGTGCGGGATGCGCAACGACGGCAGCAGCTCTTCGTGCTCGACGAAGAAGTCCGGATGAGCCTCCAGGTAGGCGGCAACCGCGGCTGCCTCGAGGCTCTCGGACGCTGATTCGTCGACTGGTCGGGCGGGTACCTGTGGCTTGTCGGTCATGATTTCTGCTCGCTCAAAGACGCACTTGTCCTTCGTATACACGCACTGCCGGACCGGTCATCAACACCGGTTCGCCCGGGCCGGCCCACTCGATGGACAGACGTCCGCCGGGCAGGTCGATCAACAGCGGCGAATCCATCCACCCCTGACTGATGGCTGCCACCGCCGCCGCACAGGCGCCGGTGCCGCAGGCCTGGGTTTCCCCGGCGCCGCGTTCCCACACGCGCAATTGTGCGCGGTGGCGATCGATGACCTGAAGGAAGCCGACATTGACCCGCGCCGGGAAGCGTGGATGGTGTTCGATCTTCGGCCCTAACTCATGCACCGGTGCGCTGTTGATGTCGTCCACGCGGATCACCGCATGGGGATTGCCCATCGATACGGCGGCCAGTTCGACCGTGGTGCCATCGACATCCAGCTGATAACTGGTGGCCTGGGCGGGTGCCTGGAATGGAATGTCTGCCGGCACCAGGCGCGGCGCGCCCATGTTGACGCCGATCTGGCCGTCGTTACGCACGTCCAGCTCGATGATGCCGCCCTTGGTCTCGACCCGGATCTGCCGCTTGGCAGTCAGACGCTTGTCGAGCACGAAGCGGGCGAAGCAGCGCGCACCGTTGCCGCATTGCTCCACTTCCGAGCCGTCGGAGTTGAAGATCCGGTAGCGGAAATCCACATCCGGGTTGCTCGGCGCTTCGACGATCAGCAACTGGTCAAAACCGATACCGGTGTGGCGGTCGCCCCATTGCTTGGCGTGTTTGGGCTGAATGTGCGCGTGCTGGCTGACCAGGTCGAGGACCATGAAGTCGTTGCCCAGGCCGTGCATTTTGGTAAAACGCAGCAGCATGGGTTACTCCGGCAGCAGGCTTTCGCCGGCAAACAGCTCGGCCACGGTTTCGCGGCGACGCACTTCAAAAACCTGATCACCATCCACCAGCACTTCAGCGGCACGGCCGCGAGTGTTGTAGTTGGAGCTCATGACAAAACCGTAGGCACCGGCCGAATGCACTGCCAGCAAGTCGCCTTCTTCCAGCGCCAGCTCGCGGTCCTTGGCGAGGAAGTCGCCGGTTTCGCAGATCGGGCCAACGATGTCGTACTTGCGTGCAGCGCTGTCGCGCGGTTTCACCGCGGTGACGTCCATCCACGCCTGATACAGCGCCGGGCGGATCAGGTCATTCATCGCCGCGTCGACGATGGCGAAATCCTTGTGCTCGGTGTGCTTGAGGTATTCGACCTGCGTCAGCAACACGCCGCCATTGGCAACGATGAAGCGACCCGGTTCGAACACCAGCGCCAGATCACGCCCGTCGAGACGCTCGCGCACGGCTTTGATGTAGTCGGCAGCCAGCGGCGGCTCCTCATCGCGGTAACGCACGCCCAGGCCGCCACCGAGATCGATGTGGCGCAGGTGAATGCCGCAATCGCCGAGGCGGTCGACCAGATCCAGCAGGCGAT
Coding sequences within:
- a CDS encoding HigA family addiction module antitoxin is translated as MNRNGMRPIHPGEVLNKEFMEPLGMTVMDLAMPTNWPESEIEKLVKCQLRICADLAISLATHLNTTPEFWMNLQSTYDLRRAQLRHAGL
- a CDS encoding accessory factor UbiK family protein; amino-acid sequence: MLAPKDFLDALSGTASRLFSGDTPLPKAEIESQFKMLLQSAFSKLDLVSREEFDSQMVVLARTRARLESLEAKVAEMEAKLTPPAE
- the glnK gene encoding P-II family nitrogen regulator, encoding MKLVTAIIKPFKLDDVRESLSEIGVQGITVTEVKGFGRQKGHTELYRGAEYVVDFLPKVKIDVAIDDKDLDRVIEAITKAANTGKIGDGKIFVVNLEQAIRIRTGETDTDAI
- a CDS encoding ammonium transporter is translated as MTLRKFAGLGALLSIVMPGIAMAADEVAAPVLNSGDTAWMLTSTALVLFMTIPGLALFYGGMVRSKNILSVLMQCFAITGLISILWVIYGYSIAFDTTGMEQGVVNFNSFFGGMGKAFLAGVTPSSITGPAALFPEAVFITFQMTFAIITPALIVGAFAERMKFSAMLIFMGIWFTLVYAPIAHMVWSGNGGLMWDWGVLDFAGGTVVHINAGIAGLVACLVLGKRKGFPTTPMAPHNLGYTLMGAAMLWVGWFGFNAGSAAAANGTAGMAMLVTQIATAAAALGWMFAEWVTHGKPSALGIASGVVAGLVAITPAAGTVGPMGALVIGLAAGVVCFFCATTLKRKLGYDDSLDAFGVHGIGGILGAILTGVFAAPALGGFGTVTDIGAQVWIQIKGVGFTVIYTAIVTFIILKVLDAVMGLRVTEEEESVGLDLAQHNERGYNL
- a CDS encoding secondary thiamine-phosphate synthase enzyme YjbQ, whose amino-acid sequence is MWQQTLITLRARPRGFHLVTDELLAGLPELKTCRVGLLHLWLQHTSASLTINENADPAVRRDFERFFNRLIPQGTDGYEHNDEGPDDLPAHFKASVLGCQVSLPVAAGRLALGTWQGIYLGEHRDHGGARKVLATLHGEQA
- the sutA gene encoding transcriptional regulator SutA, translating into MSDDDLENDDLEVGDEDEAEEGLEAAAEDVAEDDGGDDTPAPAAKGKAKAAVSVDELPSIEAKNKERDALAKAMEEFLARGGKVQEVEANVVADPPKKPDNKYGSRPI
- a CDS encoding HAD family hydrolase yields the protein MSIQLITFDLDDTLWDTAPVIASAETVLREWLSEHASNLGAVPVEHLWSIRERVLTAEPGLKHRISALRRRVLFHALEEAGYAHGEAWELADKAFEVFLHARHQIEVFPEVEPLLELLANHYALGVVTNGNADVRRLGLADYFKFALCAEDIGIAKPDARLFHEALQRGGVSPAAAVHVGDHPGDDIAGAQQAGLRAVWFNPTSKIWEAERLPDAEIRSLTELPAVLSRWNASSN
- the xerC gene encoding tyrosine recombinase XerC, with the protein product MERQLDAYCEHLRSERQVSPHTLSAYRRDLDKVLGWCVKQNIGSWAALDIQRLRSLIARLHAQGQSSRSLARLLSAVRGLYHYLNREGLCDHDPATGLAPPKGERRLPKTLDTDRALQLLEGAVEDDFLARRDQAILELFYSSGLRLSELTGLNLDQLDLADGMVQVLGKGSKTRLLPVGTKAREALEHWLPLRAMTNPADDAVFVSQQGRRLGPRAIQVRVKLAGERELGQNLHPHMLRHSFASHLLESSQDLRAVQELLGHSDIKTTQIYTHLDFQHLAAVYDSAHPRAKRMKGDDS
- a CDS encoding DUF484 family protein — translated: MTDKPQVPARPVDESASESLEAAAVAAYLEAHPDFFVEHEELLPSLRIPHRRGDTVSLVERQMTILRDRNIEMRHRLSHLMDVARDNDRLFEKTRRLILALMDASTLEDVVISVEDSLRQDFQVPFVSLILLGDNPAPVGRWVTHADAQTAIGGLLTEGKSVSGSLREHELDFLFGEEQRQQIGSTAVVAVSHQGIHGILAIASRDPQHYKSSVGTLFLSYIAEVMGRVLPRVNSSLRSVR
- the dapF gene encoding diaminopimelate epimerase; translation: MLLRFTKMHGLGNDFMVLDLVSQHAHIQPKHAKQWGDRHTGIGFDQLLIVEAPSNPDVDFRYRIFNSDGSEVEQCGNGARCFARFVLDKRLTAKRQIRVETKGGIIELDVRNDGQIGVNMGAPRLVPADIPFQAPAQATSYQLDVDGTTVELAAVSMGNPHAVIRVDDINSAPVHELGPKIEHHPRFPARVNVGFLQVIDRHRAQLRVWERGAGETQACGTGACAAAVAAISQGWMDSPLLIDLPGGRLSIEWAGPGEPVLMTGPAVRVYEGQVRL